One genomic window of Ziziphus jujuba cultivar Dongzao chromosome 4, ASM3175591v1 includes the following:
- the LOC107416212 gene encoding 23 kDa jasmonate-induced protein-like — MAGNVFGDPITDEDVKILHPEKTDITRKDRAEVAFLNINSKGRDANAKTFVKNLKERYGNGISALCMIFNATGDTLTYSGKHDWHGHIYESPYPAKIQNGQWGAFLHVHPSWFAGSESAVVYRGFNGDDYLSDLMLSWGIPYIGDNHTYTEIREGHHYETDHWDYIQSLLESQSTHYEDTWNGCYSMVTIGEGTSPEFVGIMTLEGVTSKNKININSFLTSTASASA; from the exons ATGGCAGGCAATGTGTTTGGAGACCCCATCACTGATGAGGATGTAAAAATACTTCATCCAGAGAAGACCGATATAACGCGCAAAGACAGAGCTGAAGTGGCTTTCCTAAACATCAATTCAAAGGGGAGGGACGCCAATGCAAAAACCTTTGTGAAGAACCTTAAGGAAAGGTATGGCAATGGAATCTCTGCACTTTGTATGATTTTCAATGCCACCGGAGATACATTAACGTACTCCGGCAAACATGACTGGCACGGCCATATTTATGAATCGCCATACCCTGCCAAGATTCAAAATGGGCAGTGGGGTGCTTTTCTCCATGTCCATCCCTCGTGGTTTGCTGGTTCGGAATCCGCTGTTGTCTACCGCGGCTTCAATGGCGACGATTATCTCTCTGACTTGATGCTTTCTTGGGGCATTCCTTATATTGGTGATAACCAT ACTTATACTGAAATCCGTGAAGGACATCATTATGAGACTGATCATTGGGATTACATTCAAAGTTTGTTGGAAAGCCAATCCACTCATTATGAGGACACTTGGAACGGATGCTACTCTATGGTGACAATTGGGGAAGGCACTTCGCCTGAGTTTGTGGGAATAATGACCTTGGAGGGTGTcactagtaaaaataaaataaatatcaacagTTTCTTGACGAGTACTGCAAGTGCAAGTGCTTAA
- the LOC107416220 gene encoding uncharacterized protein LOC107416220, translating into MACAADIIFLKDEKLRILADRIHSIEIKNLGDIQFRSTAEQVVYLRICNNNQQSVKSLLDKSGAAVTKYKNDAVRGPIANLIFIYTETCLNNALQVFNNYTLRRHYLDKLTSHLENLINELDGLDTSNAAAVAALTDRIVHYNEAVINFTKMTESNRASEEFSRRLRNSGVDFPTFVKRHQAHLGFSGPFDKLTDEQKLLVYDAIIEASGRGKVLNHKVLQAIAVPGSYNSNDLKELSILSDIATILLKNAATIAWDVYVRDRPIKEATRDVVVNLAKKGGALLEDIVTAAIVTLEIAEATSLFVTGVGFVAGIIGAYIVGEIAGEVFDAIFGSAGTNPVPNKDHIFYVAAMPDGKREARIVA; encoded by the exons ATGGCCTGTGCAGCTGACATCATTTTCCTCAAAGATGAGAAGCTCCGAATCCTTGCAGACCGCATTCACAGCattgaaattaaaaacttaGGGGACATACAATTCCGATCCACAGCGGAGCAAGTTGTTTATCTGAGAATTTGCAATAATAATCAGCAATCCGTTAAGAGCCTCCTAGATAAGAGTGGTGCAGCAGTGACAAAGTACAAGAACGACGCCGTTCGCGGTCCCATTGCCAAtctcatatttatttatacggAGACATGCCTCAACAATGCGCTCCAGGTCTTCAACAACTACACTCTCCGAAGGCACTACCTTGACAAACTCACCTCCCATCTCGAAAACCTTATCAACGAATTGGATGGTTTGGACACTTCCAATGCCGCCGCCGTTGCTGCTCTCACCGATCGAATTGTGCATTACAACGAGGCTGTTATCAACTTCACAAAGATGACCGAAAGCAATCGTGCTTCCGAAGAATTCTCTAGACGTCTCAGGAACAGCGGCGTCGACTTCCCTACCTTTGTCAAAAG ACACCAGGCACATCTTGGATTTTCTGGACCTTTTGACAAGTTGACAGATGAACAAAAGCTactg GTGTATGATGCAATAATTGAGGCATCTGGTAGGGGAAAAGTACTGAATCACAAGGTGCTACAGGCTATTGCTGTGCCAGGAagttataatagtaacgatctAAAAGAATTATCCATTTTGAGTGATATCGCAACCATACTTCTTAAAAATGCAGCAACCATAGCTTGGGACGTATATGTACGTGACCGCCCGATCAAAGAGGCGACGCGTGATGTCGTTGTTAATTTAGCCAAGAAAGGAGGAGCATTGTTGGAAGATATTGTCACAGCTGCGATAGTAACTTTAGAGATTGCAGAGGCAACAAGTCTTTTCGTTACAGGGGTAGGATTTGTGGCTGGCATTATTGGAGCTTATATTGTTGGGGAAATTGCTGGTGAAGTTTTTGATGCAATTTTTGGCTCCGCAGGCACTAATCCTGTGCCTAATAAAGACCATATTTTCTATGTAGCCGCCATGCCTGATGGAAAAAGAGAGGCTAGGATTGTTGCATAA
- the LOC107416211 gene encoding 23 kDa jasmonate-induced protein-like, translated as MAGNVFGNPVTDEVVKELYPGKEVTRKLKAEVAFEFINSGGKDVDAKNFVYGLKDKYGNGISAKCMIYNATGDTVTYSGKKDWHGHIYESPYPAKIQNGQWGAFLHVHPSWFAGSESAIIYRGFNGDGQLCDWMQSWGIPYVGNNHAYTEIREGHHYETDHWDYIKSLLESQSTKYEDTWNGCQSNVTIGEGTSPEFVGIMSLEGVTTK; from the exons ATGGCAGGCAACGTATTTGGAAACCCTGTGACCGACGAAGTTGTAAAAGAACTTTATCCAGGCAAGGAAGTAACTCGCAAACTCAAAGCTGAAGTGGCTTTCGAATTCATCAACTCCGGAGGTAAAGATGTGGATGCTAAAAACTTTGTGTACGGTCTCAAAGATAAGTATGGCAATGGAATCTCTGCAAAGTGCATGATTTACAATGCCACCGGAGACACTGTAACATATTCCGGCAAAAAAGACTGGCACGGCCATATCTATGAATCTCCATACCCTGCCAAGATTCAAAATGGGCAGTGGGGTGCTTTTCTCCATGTCCACCCTTCTTGGTTTGCCGGTTCGGAATCCGCTATCATCTACCGCGGTTTCAATGGCGACGGTCAACTCTGTGACTGGATGCAATCTTGGGGCATTCCATATGTTGGTAATAATCAT gCTTATACAGAAATCCGTGAAGGTCATCATTATGAAACTGATCATTGGGATTATATTAAAAGTTTGTTGGAAAGCCAATCCACTAAATATGAAGATACTTGGAATGGATGTCAATCGAATGTGACAATTGGGGAAGGGACTTCTCCTGAATTTGTGGGAATAATGTCCTTGGAAGGTGTCACTACCAAATGA
- the LOC132803387 gene encoding protein RGF1 INDUCIBLE TRANSCRIPTION FACTOR 1-like, producing MSSTSRLVKDEQVEKDQVQQRNQQPEWLQAFLERTFFDTCVAHPIRRNELNKYCINCNASACQYCMSSGAHRHHRVLKIYRHVYKDVVSLGSMEKYIDCSQIQVC from the exons ATGAGTTCAACCTCTAGGCTTGTAAAAGATGAGCAG GTTGAAAAAGATCAAGTCCAACAACGGAACCAGCAGCCAGAATGGCTTCAGGCCTTCTTAGAAAGAACTTTCTTTGATACTTGCGTAGCTCATCCTATCCGTAGGAATGAGTTAAACAAATATTGTATCAATTGCAATGCATCAGCTTGCCAGTATTGTATGTCTTCAGGTGCTCATCGCCATCACAGAGTACTAAAAATCTATAGACATGTTTATAAGGATGTTGTCTCGCTTGGTTCCATGGAAAAGTACATTGATTGTTCTCAAATTCAGGTATGTTGA